A region of the Deinococcus misasensis DSM 22328 genome:
CAGAGAGCTTCATGAACTCAAGGCCTTTTTTCTGGTAGGTTTTGCTGCCCTTGTCAATCAGGTTGAGGAGGCCCCCAGCCTTCTGCACAAAGCGGGCCAATTCACCTTTGGCGATGGGACGCACCTCCAGATCCACATGGTGGATTTTGACTTTGCGTTCCTTGAAAAAACGCTCGGCTTTGCGGGCA
Encoded here:
- a CDS encoding arsenate reductase family protein; the protein is MEVQIFGIKKSQDARKAERFFKERKVKIHHVDLEVRPIAKGELARFVQKAGGLLNLIDKGSKTYQKKGLEFMKLSEDRWLELVQDHPDLLILPLVRFGQKVTIGHDEATWKSWME